One Acaryochloris marina S15 DNA segment encodes these proteins:
- the hepA gene encoding heterocyst formation ABC transporter subunit HepA: MLRLQLQLPIAIRNVLKATHLWQEHELILRELKYYRRYLVLALLCSFLSALMAALSIGLIGALLQGLTSPHAPPLQTRIDWIDMGFLGIQTSASQRVYRLAGLTLMVTWLQIFGSFWGQLYFRFTALGLVNRLRKKLFEQLQRFSLSYYLVSDTGSLTNTLTSEINQIQQALMTVAMMVTQQSLLLGYGVSMVMLSWQLSLATFLFVRILSWGLQVLQRQVRNTSFAVPQANKQFTAITLEFIYGIRTVHACNTQNFERRRYYQAADHILNTAQEMTQDMLKVQPISRGITSTLLIVLITSAYTILIAGGALQASTLLAFLFVVSRTLPLIAQLSDSRVNLISLQGSLRNVSELLAKKPKFTLEDGVIPFQGLHSAIRFVDVSFGYESDRLVLDNLNLEIQKGQVTALVGASGAGKSTLADLLPRFFDPIEGQILVDGVDLRRLKVKTLRDRMAIVSQETYIFNASVHDNIAYGLFDVTDSEVQQAADQANALKFIREMPEGFDTQLGDRGIRLSGGQRQRIAIARALLRNPEILILDEATSALDSVTEQLIQESLMKLVAGRTVIAIAHRLSTIANADQVVVLEKGRIVEQGTYQALLDQRGQLWHFHQMQYKQPSHV, encoded by the coding sequence ATGCTAAGACTGCAATTGCAACTGCCTATAGCCATTCGTAATGTACTGAAAGCAACCCACTTATGGCAGGAACATGAATTGATTCTGCGAGAGCTGAAATATTATCGTCGTTACCTTGTGTTAGCTCTATTATGTTCTTTTTTGTCTGCTTTGATGGCTGCCTTGAGTATTGGCTTGATTGGGGCATTGCTCCAAGGACTCACTTCCCCTCACGCTCCCCCTTTGCAAACACGAATTGATTGGATTGATATGGGTTTCTTGGGAATTCAAACTTCAGCAAGTCAGCGTGTATATCGTCTGGCCGGTTTGACCTTGATGGTAACCTGGCTTCAGATATTTGGTTCTTTCTGGGGACAGCTATATTTCCGGTTTACCGCTCTCGGGCTCGTCAACCGCCTCCGCAAAAAATTATTTGAGCAGCTCCAAAGGTTTAGCCTCAGTTACTATTTAGTCTCTGATACGGGTTCACTAACCAACACACTCACCAGTGAGATAAACCAGATTCAACAAGCTTTAATGACTGTTGCCATGATGGTTACACAACAGTCTTTGTTACTAGGCTATGGCGTTTCTATGGTGATGCTGTCATGGCAGTTATCTCTAGCAACATTCTTGTTTGTGAGAATTTTATCTTGGGGGCTACAAGTGCTGCAGCGCCAGGTTAGAAACACCAGTTTTGCTGTCCCTCAAGCAAACAAGCAATTTACAGCGATTACTTTAGAGTTTATCTATGGCATCCGTACAGTTCACGCCTGCAATACTCAAAATTTTGAACGCCGACGCTATTACCAAGCTGCTGATCATATCTTGAACACTGCCCAGGAGATGACGCAAGATATGCTCAAGGTGCAGCCAATCTCCCGAGGGATTACCAGTACACTTCTAATTGTTCTTATTACTTCGGCTTACACAATTTTGATAGCGGGTGGAGCACTACAAGCATCCACATTGTTAGCTTTTTTATTTGTGGTTTCACGCACATTGCCCCTCATTGCTCAACTCTCTGATTCTCGGGTTAATTTGATCAGTTTGCAGGGATCACTACGGAATGTAAGTGAACTATTGGCGAAGAAACCTAAATTTACTCTAGAAGATGGTGTTATTCCCTTTCAAGGGTTGCACAGTGCCATACGGTTCGTTGATGTCAGCTTTGGCTATGAGTCAGATCGACTTGTTCTAGACAATCTAAATTTAGAAATTCAGAAAGGTCAGGTGACTGCTCTAGTGGGAGCCTCGGGGGCGGGTAAATCTACTCTAGCTGATTTGCTTCCGCGATTCTTTGACCCAATAGAAGGTCAAATTCTTGTGGATGGCGTTGATCTCCGACGGCTCAAGGTTAAGACGTTGCGTGATCGGATGGCAATCGTTAGTCAGGAGACTTATATCTTCAATGCCTCTGTCCACGACAATATTGCCTATGGACTATTTGATGTCACCGATTCAGAAGTACAACAGGCTGCTGATCAGGCTAATGCCCTCAAATTTATTCGTGAGATGCCCGAGGGGTTCGACACTCAGCTGGGTGATCGGGGCATTCGCCTGTCCGGTGGACAACGTCAACGGATTGCAATTGCCCGCGCACTCTTGAGAAATCCCGAAATTTTGATTTTGGATGAGGCCACCAGTGCCCTCGATTCGGTCACAGAGCAATTGATCCAAGAGTCGTTGATGAAATTGGTTGCTGGAAGAACAGTCATTGCCATTGCTCACCGTTTATCTACCATTGCGAATGCTGATCAGGTTGTCGTGCTAGAAAAAGGGCGAATTGTCGAGCAAGGTACTTATCAAGCGCTACTCGACCAACGAGGCCAACTGTGGCATTTTCATCAGATGCAATATAAGCAACCCAGCCATGTCTAA
- a CDS encoding GGDEF domain-containing protein, whose protein sequence is MRTLLLLIEQSSKPLLWGIATFALLIIGVMDYWTGFELSFSIFYLLPVTLVAWGISRRSGFIMSLVSAALWLATNRLAGLQFSQSYLLYWNALTRLGFFMVVASLLAEQRLILESERQLARTDPLTKLLNHRAFYHAVNMEVQRFKRYHCPFALLYLDLDNFKTINNQWGHHTGDVLLSIVSDILSDCLRETDLVARIGVDEFAALLHIPEETEVKHIVARLQKILLEEMEKHQWPVTCSMGVLIVEYTPNSIDELIQAADKLMYTAKSAGKNAVAYANGNDTTQTVLIQKSPASPKF, encoded by the coding sequence ATGAGAACTTTACTCTTATTAATTGAGCAGAGTTCTAAACCACTTTTATGGGGAATCGCCACATTTGCCTTGCTCATCATAGGCGTGATGGATTACTGGACAGGATTTGAACTATCCTTTTCTATCTTCTACTTACTACCAGTTACTCTCGTAGCCTGGGGTATTAGTCGTAGGAGTGGTTTCATAATGTCTTTAGTGAGTGCTGCACTATGGCTGGCGACTAACAGACTTGCCGGGTTGCAGTTTTCCCAGTCTTATCTGTTGTATTGGAATGCCTTAACACGTTTAGGCTTTTTTATGGTTGTTGCCTCTTTGCTGGCTGAACAGAGGCTGATTCTAGAGTCCGAGCGCCAACTCGCTCGAACAGATCCCTTGACGAAGCTGTTGAACCACAGAGCCTTCTATCACGCCGTCAATATGGAAGTCCAGCGATTTAAGCGCTACCACTGTCCTTTCGCGCTTCTTTATTTGGATCTAGATAACTTTAAGACCATTAACAATCAATGGGGACATCACACCGGAGATGTCCTTCTTTCAATCGTCTCGGATATTCTGAGTGACTGCTTACGAGAAACTGATCTTGTTGCTCGTATAGGAGTGGATGAGTTTGCAGCTCTCCTGCACATACCTGAAGAGACAGAAGTCAAGCATATAGTTGCCAGATTGCAGAAAATTCTACTTGAAGAAATGGAAAAGCATCAATGGCCTGTCACCTGCAGCATGGGTGTCTTAATTGTTGAATATACGCCCAATTCTATTGATGAGCTGATTCAAGCTGCAGACAAACTCATGTATACCGCGAAATCAGCGGGTAAAAATGCGGTTGCATACGCAAATGGTAACGACACAACACAAACAGTCCTAATCCAAAAGAGCCCTGCTAGCCCCAAATTTTGA